tttaaagagggaggccttgaatagattaggttggaggaggagcgtgcgtacctgtgttggcctcaggcggcatggtgctgcagtgagttattagtagtagtagtagtaattggtACTGGGGCTTGTCTTTATTGGTGAATAACAAACGAGTCTTTTTTGAAGGGGCGGGGATGCCGCAATTGAGGCAAAAAGtgctaataattttgatttgaacgctattctatcttttttatttattttagtaccCCATAATAAATTTAGAATGGCTAATAACTAGGAATGAAAGCAGGGCTTGGTCTCATCTTATCATCTTATATCCACCAATAAAGAGACTAGTAAATGAGAGAGAACcccatttacaaaaaataaaacgaggcaaaatttgtcttttgaaatttatatgtAGGGCTCTTAAGGTGTAGAATGAACTGGCCTTAAGAGGCATTGACTAAAACAGGTATTTTATTAATGGCTTATTAGTTAGTTTGGCTTTATCTCTAGTTGCCATTGGCTAACATTGCCAATTGtagattaatatttaattttcccTGGCTTAAGTTGCTGattagattaaaatattggaagttaCAGTGATGACATATGGTCAAGTACGGTTCTGGAGcgtgggtgctccgaaaaacagaggaggatttgctagatattttccagagagaTTGACTACGGAATGTTTTGGGTTCCTGACTGACtcaccgtatttcaaacagtaatcTGTACGAAAAACGTAGTTGAATctcgctttctggggctatagtGAGAGAAAGTTTGGTTAGGCTCTGTGGATGAAGCATGACGAactgccaaagattgttctggtcggccaaccatctagggtgaaacaaaaagcaggtcgtccccgaatggggATGAAGGATGTCGTAAGTGAAGATTTAAAGAatatgggaacttcctgggagggtgggATGGTGTAAGAGGAAGGCTATGCACAGATCGGGATGGAAGAGGGGCGTGTGTAGATATTTTTGtgtcaggtggcttggtgttgcagtgaggtgttagcagtagtagtattaaattACTCTTTGTAGTTTTACCTGTAATTCTGTTTGGCTAAAATTTCCAATTTCAGCTTTCTTTCTAACTTTAGTcggctaaaaaaattttttgttgtttttttttttaccataaaacTGCAAATGTACCTACGAAAGCGGGAATAAAGTATATTATTTTTCAGCTGTCTTTAACAGAAGAGGAACTGAAAGGTTTTTTAGCACCCGACGGGAGTACCTTAGCCGATATTATAGCGCTTAACATAGGACAAATCGGTGAAAACATGAAACTCAGACGTGGTGTCGGAGCTTTTGCTAATCCATCCGTTCATATGTCTTGCTATACCCACCCTACTGTCACTGGGTTCTGTCCCAGTGTGATGACTGGAAAGTTTGGAGCTTTAGCGTTTTTCAAGAGGACTTCAGAGGAGGCAATGCCAGAGAATTGGACTATGGATACGTTAGGACGCCAGATTTGTCAGCATATTGTTGGTAAGCTAACACCTTAAATATATGATTCTTTTGTATACTTTTTGGTCATTCTCGAAGGTTTTAACTCTGATTTTGAGGGTTCAGCGCTAAAATCAACAAATTAAAGGATACTCGAAGCACGATATCACAAAGTTGAATAGTAACAGTCAAAATCTGCCCAGTAATGTAATTTTGAATAGTTGAAGTTGATCCTCGCTCTTACGTTGCTTTCTACAACAAATACTGAGTATTTTTGAACTACTTTGTTTATCAGCATTAGATTTTTCCACTGCATTACAAATATTTGTGTATTTCATCATCCAAactaattcttaaagatttcaTCATGATTTTGTCTACAATGTACTGGTTTTTAAGACGGTTTCAAGGGATTTCcgtaaaaaatatttgtaatgatTCATCTCAAAGCGTGACACAGACTGTTTTGTCATCgatcattaaatatttttcttgactAATATAATCCAGTCCTTTCTTAAAGGAACTTAATATCCTACACCATACCTAAGCACATAAATTAAACGCCAACAAAATAAGAACCAAATAAGATAAGAACAATCCCACAGATGTTTAGTGCATGAAAAACCAAACATCCAATTCAGTGCCTGTTCAAAGGGGGGCAGTTGTCCCGGGAGCAGGaattttaggggcgcaaaatatcaaataaataatctaaccgcaataataattttataattttcaaaattttagtttttattaaaataaagtagatggCGTAATTGTCACTACCTCTCCATTAATAATACtattattttcttagttttaaactttaaacgACACCCAATTTTAATTTAGAGATGCTAATGCCTTTAACTTACCAGACCACCCAGGAAACTATAAGCGTTGGATATTTGGGGGAAGAAAGAGGAGGCTTTACCAACATTAAAATAttgtatacatttttattttcgaaaaggTTGTATTTTTGACTTGTctcatttcttaaaaaattctgcaacataattatttttttttgaagggttATGGAATAAGCTCTTGATTTTCTAGATTGAAGAGCTTCCAGTTCTGAAAAGTTCTGCCAGTCTGTTTTATgtctaatttcttaaaaaattctgcaacatattttttttaaaggctaTGGAATGAGCTCTTGATTTTCTAGGTTTAGGAGCTGCCAGTTCTGAAAAGTTCTGCCAGTCTGTTTTATGTctcatttcttaaaaaattctgcaacaagattttttgtttgaagGGCTCTGGAATGAGCTCTTGATTCTTTAGGTTGAAGAGCTGCCAGTTCTGTCAGTTCTGAAAAGTTCTTCCCGTCTGTTTTATGTctcatttcttaaaaaattctgcaacttaatttttttttttcaaaggttaTGGAACGAGCTCTTGAATTTAGGTTGAAGAGCTGCCAGTTCTGAAAAGTTTTGCCAGTCTGTCTTATGTctcatttcttaaaaaaaatctgcaacataatttttttaaagggttATGGAATGAGCTCTTGATTTAGGTTGAAGAGCTGCCAGTTCTGAAAAGTTCTGCCAGTCTGTCTTATGTctcatttcttaaaaaaatctgcaacataattttttttttaaagggttaTGGAATGAGCACTTGATTTTCTAGATTGAAGAGCTGCCAGTTCTGAAAAGTTCTGCCAGTCTGTTTTATGTctcatttcttaaaaaaatctgcaacataatttttttttaaagggttaTGGAATGAGCACTTGATTTTCTAGATTGAAGAGCTGCCAGTTCTGAAAAGTTCTGCCAGTCTGTTTTATGTctcatttcttaaaaaattctgcaacataattttttttgaagggtTATGGAATGATCTCTTGATTTTTAGGTTGAAGAGCTGCCAGTTGTGAAAAGTTCTGCCAGTCTGTTTCATGTGTAAAATTTATTGATTGCTAAGTCTTATTTAAGAATTATTATTTTAGGAATGAATCCATCGAGCATAGAACGAAAACCAGACGAAAAACAGTTATCACCAGAAGAGTCCACAGTTCTTCTTGATCAGGAGTTCCTTGTAGATCCAGATGTCACCGTTAAAGAAGTTTTAGACGCATGTTCTGTCAATGTTCTTGACTATGTGAGGTTTCAGTGTGGTGAGAAAACTGACTAGCAAATATGATCTATATTATCTTTACGTTCAATATagattagtttctttttatacaaatattttgtcGAATTTAGTATTAATTTAGACACAAGCAAGGTTTTGCTGAATTTAGTTGAAACGGCGTTAGAGTGTAATTCAGTAGTTTAATAAGTGTACAAGGGTACTCAGTAGTAGCCAGTGGCTTCAACTCCTGAAAATGGGGGGAGGGGACTAAatgtattttccaatatttagGGGAGGGAGGTAAACATGCttttttttccagtgaaaataccaaaagaggaaaacatttttaatgagATAAAAACGAAGgggtgttttcaaaataaaacctccccatctaaaaaaaaactcctgtcCTTCACCAAAAAAGACTCCTCCTCACCCTTCCCTCAATCGACTCCTCTGATGTTACC
This is a stretch of genomic DNA from Artemia franciscana chromosome 18, ASM3288406v1, whole genome shotgun sequence. It encodes these proteins:
- the LOC136038651 gene encoding elongation factor Ts, mitochondrial-like isoform X2; the protein is MRNYFFVRSLGTTAKAGSNKSPLAILRKKTGYSFSNCKKALEVNENNIEKAEQWLHAQAQEQGWAKATKLQDRSTAQGLIGIAVNKERNVAAMIELNCETDFVARNARFQDLVTTITNHCLTEVMKRQTDRHMFLSLTEEELKGFLAPDGSTLADIIALNIGQIGENMKLRRGVGAFANPSVHMSCYTHPTVTGFCPSVMTGKFGALAFFKRTSEEAMPENWTMDTLGRQICQHIVGMNPSSIERKPDEKQLSPEESTVLLDQEFLVDPDVTVKEVLDACSVNVLDYVRFQCGEKTD
- the LOC136038651 gene encoding elongation factor Ts, mitochondrial-like isoform X1, translating into MRNYFFVRSLGTTAKAGSNKSPLAILRKKTGYSFSNCKKALEVNENNIEKAEQWLHAQAQEQGWAKATKLQDRSTAQGLIGIAVNKERNVAAMIELNCETDFVARNARFQDLVTTITNHCLTEVMKRQTDRHMFLSLTEEELKGFLAPDGSTLADIIALNIGQIGENMKLRRGVGAFANPSVHMSCYTHPTVTGFCPSVMTGKFGALAFFKRTSEEAMPENWTMDTLGRQICQHIVGMNPSSIERKPDEKQLSPEESTVLLDQEFLVDPDVTVKEVLDACSVNVLDYVRFQCGMLFTGCKE